In Rhodamnia argentea isolate NSW1041297 chromosome 4, ASM2092103v1, whole genome shotgun sequence, the following proteins share a genomic window:
- the LOC115741024 gene encoding senescence-associated carboxylesterase 101-like isoform X3 — protein sequence MEPAFSNGLYLANLTMTSSILMDSWDVISKSQPANHVELNEDHPDYKIIAIVRSPIPASYPKSKGQLVPIQEKSEFPLLCSATPPSLLINEDALDQFNALREDFRQLQEKIKPSSVPEASTSSTKTERKDPICYIITGHGLYGSVASLFTLWLLNKLDPTEFNLLCITFGSPLLGDTAFQQAVSRHLTWNSCFLHVVHKDDSVPRLYLVPPPADQSLYKPFGTFLLCSESGGACFQAPESIIELLKYGNQEDVAENQESTPIDYKNVIERLEEMHYESSFLGFGDELYLANLAVSSNLLKDLWNATSKLEGNGPVTIINDHPDYNIIAFDSSPVATSNLQQESSLVPESEISDSQFQCSDPHPYFWINKDAFSRFVSLRGKLSELLEEVITSSEPQASSSSAKKHNKKKPIPYIITGRGLNGSVASLFTQSLLSMLDPTKFKLLCITFGSPPLWDTTFHCVTFGSPPLWDTAFQPVSRLTWNSCFLHVLHKDDLVGRLFVVPQYKPHGTFLLCSELGDAYCQDPEPVIKRLKYEKPEAVAENQSSRAFDYKAALECLEKKLLERDYEAGITGQVTAVGLSERQQQDGGISGLVKNIVAYERLVREQQREEFNPSQLEKARVLMAKLEWYINKCRNEGQGPGYYDSFKDEPELYGPEVIDFQSDLNAYWKKVVEDADKKPQLPNAPLRKRWLFAGTNYRRIVEPLDIAEYYRSRRRDYLTRERSNHYKKLEVWLEDHQKGTKKEKGRPDGPSKSKVVNVTEDSCFWAHVEEAILSCSRRGKTRAPPPSVDPEGKKPFNFGEHVMDLIERKKVSSDIFFEKSRYMQWWREYREMLSKKVEEVSHSNHSEGLVNYMEELRYKYYDQGPSTSGGPQG from the exons ATGGAACCGGC ATTCAGCAATGGATTGTATTTGGCAAACTTGACAATGACATCCAGTATTCTTATGGATTCATGGGATGTGATATCTAAATCTCAACCGGCTAATCATGTAGAACTAAACGAGGACCATCCAGATTACAAGATCATTGCCATTGTCAGGTCACCGATCCCTGCAAGTTATCCTAAAAGTAAAGGGCAGTTGGTTCCTATCCAGGAGAAATCTGAGTTTCCCTTGCTGTGCTCCGCTACTCCTCCGTCTCTTTTGATAAATGAAGATGCTTTGGATCAGTTTAACGCACTTCGTGAGGACTTCCGTCAACTACAAGAAAAG ATTAAACCTTCTTCCGTTCCAGAGGCGTCTACTTCTTCCACCAAAACGGAGAGAAAGGACCCTATCTGCTATATTATCACAGGGCATGGTCTGTATGGATCCGTTGCATCCCTTTTTACATTGTGGCTTCTGAACAAGCTCGATCCAACCGAATTCAATCTCCTTTGTATCACATTTGGATCACCCCTCCTAGGGGACACCGCTTTCCAACAAGCAGTATCGCGCCATCTGACATGGAATTCTTGCTTCTTGCATGTGGTTCACAAGGATGACAGTGTCCCTAGATTATACCTTGTTCCGCCCCCCGCTGACCAAAGTCTATACAAGCCATTTGGTACATTCCTTTTGTGCTCTGAATCAGGTGGGGCATGTTTCCAAGCACCGGAATCCATAATCGAGTTGCTCAAATACGGGAACCAAGAAGATGTTGCTGAAAATCAAGAGTCCACACCTATCGATTATAAGAACGTGATTGAACGTCTTGAGGAAATGCATTATGAGTCTAGCTTTCTCGG ATTCGGCGATGAATTATATTTGGCAAACTTGGCTGTGTCATCCAATCTACTTAAAGATTTGTGGAATGCGACATCTAAACTTGAAGGCAATGGACCTGTAACCATCATTAATGACCATCCAGATTACAATATCATTGCCTTTGACAGCTCGCCGGTCGCTACAAGTAATCTTCAACAGGAAAGCTCCTTGGTTCCTGAATCGGAGATATCTGACTCTCAGTTCCAATGCTCCGATCCTCATCCATATTTTTGGATAAATAAAGATGCTTTTTCTCGGTTTGTTTCTCTTCGTGGCAAATTATCTGAACTACTAGAAGAG GTTATAACTTCTTCCGAGCCACAGGCCTCTAGTTCTTCAGCCAAAAAGCACAACAAAAAGAAACCTATCCCCTATATTATCACAGGACGTGGTCTGAATGGATCCGTTGCATCCCTTTTTACACAGTCGCTTCTGAGCATGCTTGATCCAACCAAGTTCAAACTCCTTTGCATCACTTTTGGTTCTCCCCCCCTTTGGGACACTACCTTCCATTGCGTCACTTTTGGTTCTCCCCCACTCTGGGACACTGCCTTCCAACCCGTATCGCGCCTGACATGGAATTCTTGCTTCTTGCATGTGCTTCATAAGGATGACTTGGTTGGTCGATTATTTGTTGTTCCTCAATACAAGCCGCACGGTACATTCCTTTTGTGTTCAGAATTGGGTGATGCATATTGCCAAGATCCCGAACCCGTAATCAAGAGGCTCAAATATGAGAAGCCGGAAGCTGTTGCTGAAAATCAAAGCTCCCGAGCTTTCGATTATAAGGCCGCTCTTGAATGTCTTGAGAAGAAACTTTTAGAGAGGGATTATGAAGCAGGGATTACTGGTCAAGTCACAGCAGTTGGCCTCTCGGAACGTCAG CAGCAGGATGGGGGCATCTCTGGTCTCGTTAAAAACATTGTAGCCTACGAAAGACTCGTCAGAGAGCAACAGAGAGAGGAATTCAATCCTTCCCAGTTGGAGAAAGCGAGAGTGctcatggcaaaattggagTGGTACATTAATAAATGCAGAAACGAGGGCCAGGGTCCCGGTTATTATGACAGCTTCAAGGATGAACCAGAACTGTACGGCCCTGAAGTTATTGATTTCCAGTCAGACCTGAATGCCTATTGGAAGAAGGTGGTCGAAGATGCGGACAAGAAGCCTCAACTACCGAATGCGCCACTGCGGAAACGGTGGCTTTTTGCTGGGACAAATTACCGGAGGATAGTCGAACCGCTCGACATAGCAGAGTATTACAGGAGCAGACGGAGGGATTACCTGACTCGTGAAAGATCCAATCACTACAAGAAGCTGGAAGTTTGGCTAGAAGATCACCAAAAGGGGACCAAAAAGGAGAAGGGCAGACCAGATGGTCCTTCTAAATCAAAAGTGGTGAATGTGACAGAGGATTCATGCTTTTGGGCACATGTGGAGGAAGCGATCCTGTCATGCAGTCGGCGGGGCAAAACCAGAGCGCCACCACCATCAGTTGATCCAGAAGGAAAGAAGCCATTCAACTTTGGGGAGCATGTCATGGATTTGATCGAGAGGAAGAAAGTTTCTTCCGACATATTCTTTGAGAAAAGCAGGTATATGCAGTGGTGGAGGGAGTATCGGGAGATGTTGAGCAAGAAAGTTGAGGAAGTTTCTCATTCTAACCACTCAGAAGGACTCGTCAATTACATGGAGGAACTTAGGTATAAATATTATGATCAAGGTCCGTCGACTTCTGGAGGTCCTCAGGGCTGA
- the LOC115741024 gene encoding senescence-associated carboxylesterase 101-like isoform X1, with product MEPACRFSNGLYLANLTMTSSILMDSWDVISKSQPANHVELNEDHPDYKIIAIVRSPIPASYPKSKGQLVPIQEKSEFPLLCSATPPSLLINEDALDQFNALREDFRQLQEKIKPSSVPEASTSSTKTERKDPICYIITGHGLYGSVASLFTLWLLNKLDPTEFNLLCITFGSPLLGDTAFQQAVSRHLTWNSCFLHVVHKDDSVPRLYLVPPPADQSLYKPFGTFLLCSESGGACFQAPESIIELLKYGNQEDVAENQESTPIDYKNVIERLEEMHYESSFLGFGDELYLANLAVSSNLLKDLWNATSKLEGNGPVTIINDHPDYNIIAFDSSPVATSNLQQESSLVPESEISDSQFQCSDPHPYFWINKDAFSRFVSLRGKLSELLEEVITSSEPQASSSSAKKHNKKKPIPYIITGRGLNGSVASLFTQSLLSMLDPTKFKLLCITFGSPPLWDTTFHCVTFGSPPLWDTAFQPVSRLTWNSCFLHVLHKDDLVGRLFVVPQYKPHGTFLLCSELGDAYCQDPEPVIKRLKYEKPEAVAENQSSRAFDYKAALECLEKKLLERDYEAGITGQVTAVGLSERQQQDGGISGLVKNIVAYERLVREQQREEFNPSQLEKARVLMAKLEWYINKCRNEGQGPGYYDSFKDEPELYGPEVIDFQSDLNAYWKKVVEDADKKPQLPNAPLRKRWLFAGTNYRRIVEPLDIAEYYRSRRRDYLTRERSNHYKKLEVWLEDHQKGTKKEKGRPDGPSKSKVVNVTEDSCFWAHVEEAILSCSRRGKTRAPPPSVDPEGKKPFNFGEHVMDLIERKKVSSDIFFEKSRYMQWWREYREMLSKKVEEVSHSNHSEGLVNYMEELRYKYYDQGPSTSGGPQG from the exons ATGGAACCGGC TTGCAGATTCAGCAATGGATTGTATTTGGCAAACTTGACAATGACATCCAGTATTCTTATGGATTCATGGGATGTGATATCTAAATCTCAACCGGCTAATCATGTAGAACTAAACGAGGACCATCCAGATTACAAGATCATTGCCATTGTCAGGTCACCGATCCCTGCAAGTTATCCTAAAAGTAAAGGGCAGTTGGTTCCTATCCAGGAGAAATCTGAGTTTCCCTTGCTGTGCTCCGCTACTCCTCCGTCTCTTTTGATAAATGAAGATGCTTTGGATCAGTTTAACGCACTTCGTGAGGACTTCCGTCAACTACAAGAAAAG ATTAAACCTTCTTCCGTTCCAGAGGCGTCTACTTCTTCCACCAAAACGGAGAGAAAGGACCCTATCTGCTATATTATCACAGGGCATGGTCTGTATGGATCCGTTGCATCCCTTTTTACATTGTGGCTTCTGAACAAGCTCGATCCAACCGAATTCAATCTCCTTTGTATCACATTTGGATCACCCCTCCTAGGGGACACCGCTTTCCAACAAGCAGTATCGCGCCATCTGACATGGAATTCTTGCTTCTTGCATGTGGTTCACAAGGATGACAGTGTCCCTAGATTATACCTTGTTCCGCCCCCCGCTGACCAAAGTCTATACAAGCCATTTGGTACATTCCTTTTGTGCTCTGAATCAGGTGGGGCATGTTTCCAAGCACCGGAATCCATAATCGAGTTGCTCAAATACGGGAACCAAGAAGATGTTGCTGAAAATCAAGAGTCCACACCTATCGATTATAAGAACGTGATTGAACGTCTTGAGGAAATGCATTATGAGTCTAGCTTTCTCGG ATTCGGCGATGAATTATATTTGGCAAACTTGGCTGTGTCATCCAATCTACTTAAAGATTTGTGGAATGCGACATCTAAACTTGAAGGCAATGGACCTGTAACCATCATTAATGACCATCCAGATTACAATATCATTGCCTTTGACAGCTCGCCGGTCGCTACAAGTAATCTTCAACAGGAAAGCTCCTTGGTTCCTGAATCGGAGATATCTGACTCTCAGTTCCAATGCTCCGATCCTCATCCATATTTTTGGATAAATAAAGATGCTTTTTCTCGGTTTGTTTCTCTTCGTGGCAAATTATCTGAACTACTAGAAGAG GTTATAACTTCTTCCGAGCCACAGGCCTCTAGTTCTTCAGCCAAAAAGCACAACAAAAAGAAACCTATCCCCTATATTATCACAGGACGTGGTCTGAATGGATCCGTTGCATCCCTTTTTACACAGTCGCTTCTGAGCATGCTTGATCCAACCAAGTTCAAACTCCTTTGCATCACTTTTGGTTCTCCCCCCCTTTGGGACACTACCTTCCATTGCGTCACTTTTGGTTCTCCCCCACTCTGGGACACTGCCTTCCAACCCGTATCGCGCCTGACATGGAATTCTTGCTTCTTGCATGTGCTTCATAAGGATGACTTGGTTGGTCGATTATTTGTTGTTCCTCAATACAAGCCGCACGGTACATTCCTTTTGTGTTCAGAATTGGGTGATGCATATTGCCAAGATCCCGAACCCGTAATCAAGAGGCTCAAATATGAGAAGCCGGAAGCTGTTGCTGAAAATCAAAGCTCCCGAGCTTTCGATTATAAGGCCGCTCTTGAATGTCTTGAGAAGAAACTTTTAGAGAGGGATTATGAAGCAGGGATTACTGGTCAAGTCACAGCAGTTGGCCTCTCGGAACGTCAG CAGCAGGATGGGGGCATCTCTGGTCTCGTTAAAAACATTGTAGCCTACGAAAGACTCGTCAGAGAGCAACAGAGAGAGGAATTCAATCCTTCCCAGTTGGAGAAAGCGAGAGTGctcatggcaaaattggagTGGTACATTAATAAATGCAGAAACGAGGGCCAGGGTCCCGGTTATTATGACAGCTTCAAGGATGAACCAGAACTGTACGGCCCTGAAGTTATTGATTTCCAGTCAGACCTGAATGCCTATTGGAAGAAGGTGGTCGAAGATGCGGACAAGAAGCCTCAACTACCGAATGCGCCACTGCGGAAACGGTGGCTTTTTGCTGGGACAAATTACCGGAGGATAGTCGAACCGCTCGACATAGCAGAGTATTACAGGAGCAGACGGAGGGATTACCTGACTCGTGAAAGATCCAATCACTACAAGAAGCTGGAAGTTTGGCTAGAAGATCACCAAAAGGGGACCAAAAAGGAGAAGGGCAGACCAGATGGTCCTTCTAAATCAAAAGTGGTGAATGTGACAGAGGATTCATGCTTTTGGGCACATGTGGAGGAAGCGATCCTGTCATGCAGTCGGCGGGGCAAAACCAGAGCGCCACCACCATCAGTTGATCCAGAAGGAAAGAAGCCATTCAACTTTGGGGAGCATGTCATGGATTTGATCGAGAGGAAGAAAGTTTCTTCCGACATATTCTTTGAGAAAAGCAGGTATATGCAGTGGTGGAGGGAGTATCGGGAGATGTTGAGCAAGAAAGTTGAGGAAGTTTCTCATTCTAACCACTCAGAAGGACTCGTCAATTACATGGAGGAACTTAGGTATAAATATTATGATCAAGGTCCGTCGACTTCTGGAGGTCCTCAGGGCTGA
- the LOC115741024 gene encoding senescence-associated carboxylesterase 101-like isoform X2, producing the protein MEPACRFSNGLYLANLTMTSSILMDSWDVISKSQPANHVELNEDHPDYKIIAIVRSPIPASYPKSKGQLVPIQEKSEFPLLCSATPPSLLINEDALDQFNALREDFRQLQEKIKPSSVPEASTSSTKTERKDPICYIITGHGLYGSVASLFTLWLLNKLDPTEFNLLCITFGSPLLGDTAFQQAVSRHLTWNSCFLHVVHKDDSVPRLYLVPPPADQSLYKPFGTFLLCSESGGACFQAPESIIELLKYGNQEDVAENQESTPIDYKNVIERLEEMHYESSFLGFGDELYLANLAVSSNLLKDLWNATSKLEGNGPVTIINDHPDYNIIAFDSSPVATSNLQQESSLVPESEISDSQFQCSDPHPYFWINKDAFSRFVSLRGKLSELLEEVITSSEPQASSSSAKKHNKKKPIPYIITGRGLNGSVASLFTQSLLSMLDPTKFKLLCITFGSPPLWDTTFHCVTFGSPPLWDTAFQPVSRLTWNSCFLHVLHKDDLVGRLFVVPQYKPHGTFLLCSELGDAYCQDPEPVIKRLKYEKPEAVAENQSSRAFDYKAALECLEKKLLERDYEAGITGQVTAVGLSERQQDGGISGLVKNIVAYERLVREQQREEFNPSQLEKARVLMAKLEWYINKCRNEGQGPGYYDSFKDEPELYGPEVIDFQSDLNAYWKKVVEDADKKPQLPNAPLRKRWLFAGTNYRRIVEPLDIAEYYRSRRRDYLTRERSNHYKKLEVWLEDHQKGTKKEKGRPDGPSKSKVVNVTEDSCFWAHVEEAILSCSRRGKTRAPPPSVDPEGKKPFNFGEHVMDLIERKKVSSDIFFEKSRYMQWWREYREMLSKKVEEVSHSNHSEGLVNYMEELRYKYYDQGPSTSGGPQG; encoded by the exons ATGGAACCGGC TTGCAGATTCAGCAATGGATTGTATTTGGCAAACTTGACAATGACATCCAGTATTCTTATGGATTCATGGGATGTGATATCTAAATCTCAACCGGCTAATCATGTAGAACTAAACGAGGACCATCCAGATTACAAGATCATTGCCATTGTCAGGTCACCGATCCCTGCAAGTTATCCTAAAAGTAAAGGGCAGTTGGTTCCTATCCAGGAGAAATCTGAGTTTCCCTTGCTGTGCTCCGCTACTCCTCCGTCTCTTTTGATAAATGAAGATGCTTTGGATCAGTTTAACGCACTTCGTGAGGACTTCCGTCAACTACAAGAAAAG ATTAAACCTTCTTCCGTTCCAGAGGCGTCTACTTCTTCCACCAAAACGGAGAGAAAGGACCCTATCTGCTATATTATCACAGGGCATGGTCTGTATGGATCCGTTGCATCCCTTTTTACATTGTGGCTTCTGAACAAGCTCGATCCAACCGAATTCAATCTCCTTTGTATCACATTTGGATCACCCCTCCTAGGGGACACCGCTTTCCAACAAGCAGTATCGCGCCATCTGACATGGAATTCTTGCTTCTTGCATGTGGTTCACAAGGATGACAGTGTCCCTAGATTATACCTTGTTCCGCCCCCCGCTGACCAAAGTCTATACAAGCCATTTGGTACATTCCTTTTGTGCTCTGAATCAGGTGGGGCATGTTTCCAAGCACCGGAATCCATAATCGAGTTGCTCAAATACGGGAACCAAGAAGATGTTGCTGAAAATCAAGAGTCCACACCTATCGATTATAAGAACGTGATTGAACGTCTTGAGGAAATGCATTATGAGTCTAGCTTTCTCGG ATTCGGCGATGAATTATATTTGGCAAACTTGGCTGTGTCATCCAATCTACTTAAAGATTTGTGGAATGCGACATCTAAACTTGAAGGCAATGGACCTGTAACCATCATTAATGACCATCCAGATTACAATATCATTGCCTTTGACAGCTCGCCGGTCGCTACAAGTAATCTTCAACAGGAAAGCTCCTTGGTTCCTGAATCGGAGATATCTGACTCTCAGTTCCAATGCTCCGATCCTCATCCATATTTTTGGATAAATAAAGATGCTTTTTCTCGGTTTGTTTCTCTTCGTGGCAAATTATCTGAACTACTAGAAGAG GTTATAACTTCTTCCGAGCCACAGGCCTCTAGTTCTTCAGCCAAAAAGCACAACAAAAAGAAACCTATCCCCTATATTATCACAGGACGTGGTCTGAATGGATCCGTTGCATCCCTTTTTACACAGTCGCTTCTGAGCATGCTTGATCCAACCAAGTTCAAACTCCTTTGCATCACTTTTGGTTCTCCCCCCCTTTGGGACACTACCTTCCATTGCGTCACTTTTGGTTCTCCCCCACTCTGGGACACTGCCTTCCAACCCGTATCGCGCCTGACATGGAATTCTTGCTTCTTGCATGTGCTTCATAAGGATGACTTGGTTGGTCGATTATTTGTTGTTCCTCAATACAAGCCGCACGGTACATTCCTTTTGTGTTCAGAATTGGGTGATGCATATTGCCAAGATCCCGAACCCGTAATCAAGAGGCTCAAATATGAGAAGCCGGAAGCTGTTGCTGAAAATCAAAGCTCCCGAGCTTTCGATTATAAGGCCGCTCTTGAATGTCTTGAGAAGAAACTTTTAGAGAGGGATTATGAAGCAGGGATTACTGGTCAAGTCACAGCAGTTGGCCTCTCGGAACGTCAG CAGGATGGGGGCATCTCTGGTCTCGTTAAAAACATTGTAGCCTACGAAAGACTCGTCAGAGAGCAACAGAGAGAGGAATTCAATCCTTCCCAGTTGGAGAAAGCGAGAGTGctcatggcaaaattggagTGGTACATTAATAAATGCAGAAACGAGGGCCAGGGTCCCGGTTATTATGACAGCTTCAAGGATGAACCAGAACTGTACGGCCCTGAAGTTATTGATTTCCAGTCAGACCTGAATGCCTATTGGAAGAAGGTGGTCGAAGATGCGGACAAGAAGCCTCAACTACCGAATGCGCCACTGCGGAAACGGTGGCTTTTTGCTGGGACAAATTACCGGAGGATAGTCGAACCGCTCGACATAGCAGAGTATTACAGGAGCAGACGGAGGGATTACCTGACTCGTGAAAGATCCAATCACTACAAGAAGCTGGAAGTTTGGCTAGAAGATCACCAAAAGGGGACCAAAAAGGAGAAGGGCAGACCAGATGGTCCTTCTAAATCAAAAGTGGTGAATGTGACAGAGGATTCATGCTTTTGGGCACATGTGGAGGAAGCGATCCTGTCATGCAGTCGGCGGGGCAAAACCAGAGCGCCACCACCATCAGTTGATCCAGAAGGAAAGAAGCCATTCAACTTTGGGGAGCATGTCATGGATTTGATCGAGAGGAAGAAAGTTTCTTCCGACATATTCTTTGAGAAAAGCAGGTATATGCAGTGGTGGAGGGAGTATCGGGAGATGTTGAGCAAGAAAGTTGAGGAAGTTTCTCATTCTAACCACTCAGAAGGACTCGTCAATTACATGGAGGAACTTAGGTATAAATATTATGATCAAGGTCCGTCGACTTCTGGAGGTCCTCAGGGCTGA